One Mangifera indica cultivar Alphonso chromosome 4, CATAS_Mindica_2.1, whole genome shotgun sequence genomic region harbors:
- the LOC123214520 gene encoding LEAF RUST 10 DISEASE-RESISTANCE LOCUS RECEPTOR-LIKE PROTEIN KINASE-like 1.1: MMFSKSVANSSLVFRMSGVSYLTFFFVSHLLLGSLAQEEEGSSPKCQPFHCGMLGLVSFPFFNETYPECGFLRIKNCTEQESPSIQLGKDWPRLYVDHISQDYKFQLHDQPINWSGPPEFNKSGSNRSCDGLLKKFTLASPYSVFFKINQNLLNCSHGGKPEDFGPRKLCNDSTYDIFDEKCPSKLPSNCFRILFTNKTIQKGVTFLNLSTHMFELQVTEECVLCRTRGGKCQVYKEKFHCLIASAPSSSELGRTQKDKQQWWKLALGLGIGIGGLAILIVVLIWSIHRHKKKISASFNSRLISNDPPRSELEVGSVCFGVPLFSYKELAEATDNFSHEKELGDGGFGRVYYAKLQDGREVAVKRFHEHNNRKFEQFMNEIEILTRLRHKNLVSLYGCTSRHSPQGLLLVYEFIPNGTVADHLRGGRVKPGSLPWPIRMNIAIETASALAYLHASDIIHRDMKTNNILLDNNFSVKVADFGLSRLFPTDVTHVSTAPQGSPGYVDPEYHLCYQLTDKSDVYSFGVVLIELISSMPPVDMNREKQEINLAYLAVNRIQNSALEELIDPCLGFQSDEEVKRMTTSVAELAFLCLQQNREMRPSMNAVLEELKRIQSCSVQHTASSPDFEVASLLKNVSLSSTSVTSKWVSSEITSSRSS, from the exons ATGATGTTTTCTAAATCTGTTGCCAATTCGAGTTTGGTATTTAGAATGTCTGGTGTCTCTTATCTTACATTTTTCTTTGTCTCTCATCTTTTACTTGGTTCTTTGGCTCAAGAAGAAGAGGGCTCCAGCCCAAAATGTCAACCTTTTCATTGTGGAATGCTTGGCCTTGTAAGCTTCCCTTTTTTCAATGAAACGTATCCTGAATGTGGATTCTTGAGAATAAAGAACTGCACTGAACAGGAGTCTCCTAGCATTCAATTGGGAAAAGATTGGCCAAGGCTTTATGTTGATCACATCTCTCAGGATTATAAGTTTCAGCTTCACGATCAACCAATAAATTGGTCAGGCCCACCAGAATTTAACAAGTCGGGGAGCAACAGAAGCTGTGatggattattaaaaaaatttaccctGGCAAGCCCATATTCAgtcttttttaaaatcaatcaaaacctGCTCAATTGTTCCCATGGCGGAAAGCCCGAAGATTTTGGACCCCGGAAGCTTTGCAATGACTCCACGTACGACATTTTCGACGAGAAGTGCCCGTCAAAACTCCCATCTAATTGCTTTCGTATCTTGTTCACAAATAAGACGATTCAAAAGGGTGTTACCTTCTTGAACTTGTCCACCCATATGTTTGAACTCCAAGTGACTGAAGAATGTGTTCTGTGTCGTACCAGGGGAGGCAAATGTCAAGTTTACAAGGAGAAATTTCATTGTTTAATAG CCTCAGCCCCCTCCTCATCTGAACTTGGACGAACTCAGAAAG ATAAACAACAATGGTGGAAGCTAGCCTTGGGACTAG GTATCGGAATTGGAGGATTAGCCATCCTGATTGTTGTATTGATTTGGTCCATCCACCgtcacaagaaaaaaatatctgcAAGCTTCAACTCAAGACTCATTTCCAATGATCCCCCAAGATCAGAATTGGAAGTAGGTAGTGTCTGTTTTGGTGTCCCGCTCTTCTCATACAAAGAACTTGCAGAAGCCACTGATAACTTTAGTCATGAGAAAGAGCTTGGAGATGGTGGCTTTGGACGGGTGTATTACG CGAAACTTCAGGACGGGAGGGAAGTTGCAGTGAAGCGCTTTCATGAGCACAACAATAGAAAGTTTGAGCAGTTTATGAATGAAATTGAGATCCTCACTCGATTGCGCCACAAGAATCTTGTGTCCCTTTATGGCTGCACTTCACGTCACAGTCCACAGGGTCTCCTCCTGGTGTATGAATTCATTCCTAATGGAACCGTTGCTGATCATCTTCGCGGTGGAAGAGTGAAGCCTGGCTCACTTCCATGGCCTATTCGCATGAACATCGCAATAGAAACAGCTAGCGCATTGGCTTACCTCCATGCTTCTGATATCATACACAGGGACATGAAGACTAACAACATTCTACTTGATAACAACTTCAGTGTAAAAGTTGCAGATTTTGGGCTTTCGCGGTTGTTTCCAACCGATGTCACTCATGTCTCAACAGCTCCACAAGGAAGTCCGGGCTATGTCGATCCTGAGTATCATTTATGTTATCAGTTAACAGATAAGAGTGATGTTTATAGCTTTGGAGTTGTCCTGATTGAGCTCATTTCATCAATGCCTCCTGTTGATATGAACAGGGAGAAACAAGAGATTAACTTGGCTTACTTAGCAGTAAACAGGATTCAGAATTCTGCACTTGAAGAGCTGATTGACCCATGTCTTGGATTTCAATCAGATGAAGAAGTTAAAAGGATGACAACTTCAGTTGCAGAGCTTGCCTTTCTATGTCTGCAACAGAACAGGGAAATGAGACCTTCCATGAATGCGGTATTGGAGGAATTGAAGAGAATTCAAAGTTGCAGCGTGCAGCATACAGCTTCATCACCAGATTTTGAAGTGGCTTCCTTGTTGAAGAATGTCAGTCTGTCATCAACATCCGTGACATCAAAATGGGTTAGCAGCGAAATTACATCTAGTCGTAGTAGTTAA